The following proteins come from a genomic window of Labeo rohita strain BAU-BD-2019 chromosome 25, IGBB_LRoh.1.0, whole genome shotgun sequence:
- the anxa2a gene encoding annexin A2a, with protein sequence MAMIQEYLGQLTLQLGGGEPTYPTVVADPNFDPDKDAARIETAIKTKGVDEQTIIDVLTKRTYNQRREIAFAYERRAKKDMISALKAALSGSLETVILGLMKSTAQYDASEIKASIKGLGTDEESLIEIVCSRSNAELLEIKKVYKELFKKDLEKDVAGDTSGDFAKLLLALVEAKRAEPSSVVDYQKIDEDARALYEAGVKRKGTDVKCWISIMSERSVPHLQKVFERYKSYSPYDMQESIRKEVKGDLEKSFLTLVQCFENKQLYFANRLQDAMKSKGAKEKVLTRIMVSRCEVDLKKIRQEFKAHHGKSLYQTVAEHTKGDYQRALLSLCGGDD encoded by the exons ATGGCAATGATCCAGGAGTACTTAGGGCAGCTCACTTTGCAACTGGGTGGA GGGGAGCCCACATACCCCACTGTGGTGGCAGATCCCAATTTTGATCCAGATAAGGATGCTGCCAGAATTGAGACAGCTATCAAAACTAAAG GGGTGGATGAGCAAACCATAATTGATGTCCTGACCAAACGTACATATAATCAACGGAGAGAAATCGCGTTTGCGTATGAAAGAAGAGCCAAGAAG GATATGATCTCAGCCCTGAAGGCGGCGCTGTCTGGCTCTCTGGAAACAGTCATCCTGGGCCTCATGAAGAGCACCGCCCAGTATGACGCCTCTGAAATCAAAGCCTCCATCAAG GGTCTGGGAACAGATGAAGAGTCTCTGATTGAAATCGTTTGCTCTCGAAGCAACGCTGAGCTCTTGGAGATTAAGAAAGTCTACAAGGAAT TGTTCAAGAAGGACCTGGAGAAGGATGTGGCTGGAGATACTTCAGGAGACTTCGCTAAACTCCTGCTGGCTCTGGTTGAG GCCAAGAGAGCCGAGCCCAGCTCTGTCGTTGACTACCAGAAAATCGATGAAGATGCCAGA GCCCTCTATGAGGCTGGCGTCAAGCGAAAAGGCACTGACGTGAAGTGCTGGATCTCCATCATGTCCGAGAGAAGCGTTCCTCACCTCCAGAAAG TGTTCGAAAGATACAAGAGCTACAGCCCTTATGACATGCAGGAGAGCATCCGCAAAGAGGTGAAAGGAGATCTGGAGAAGTCCTTCCTTACCTTGG TTCAGTGCTTTGAAAACAAACAGCTGTATTTCGCCAACAGACTGCAAGACGCCATGAAG AGCAAAGGAGCGAAGGAAAAGGTGCTGACCCGGATCATGGTGTCCCGGTGCGAGGTGGACCTCAAGAAGATCAGACAAGAGTTCAAGGCTCATCACGGGAAGTCTCTGTACCAGACCGTTGCT GAGCACACAAAGGGAGACTACCAGAGGGCTCTGTTGAGTCTGTGCGGTGGAGACGATTAA